Within the Halorhabdus rudnickae genome, the region AGAAGTTCCTGCCGATCGTCACCGGCCACCAAGGCGAGCCACGTGCGATGCTCACCCGGATGGGGCGAGGCGATACGCCCTACGAACTCGAAGAGGGTGACAAGGTCATCTTCTCGGCCCGGGTGATCCCCGAGCCGACCAACGAGGGCCAGCGCTACCAAAGCGAGACCCTCCTGAAGATGCAGGGTGCCCGGATCTACGACGACGTCCACGTCTCGGGCCACCTCAACCGGGAGGGCCACTACGAGATGCTCAACGCGCTCGAACCCGAGCACCTCATCCCGGCCCACCAGAACATGGAAGGGTTCGCTCCGTACGTCGAACTCGCCGAGAGCGAGGGGTACGAGATGGGCGATGACCTGCACGTCACGCGAAACGGAAACGTGATCACGCTGGTCGAATAACCCGATGGCGATGACGGACACCGACGACCCGGCTGCGATCATGGAGGCCATCGAGTGGCGCCGCGGGCAAGTCAACGAGGCCATTCCGGAGAACCTGCCGGTCGTCGAGCCCAAGAAACTCTACGAGGCCTCGCGGTACCTGCTGGACGCGGGTGGCAAACGACTCCGCCCGACGATCCTGCTACTCGCAGCTGAATCGCTGGCCGACGTGGCCCCGCAGGGTGAATCCTATCGGGAGTTCCCGGCGGCCGACGGGCCGATCGACATGATGTCCGCCGCGGTGAGCATCGAGATCATCCAGTCGTTTACCCTCATCCACGACGACATCATGGACGACGACGACATGCGCCGGGGCGTTCCGGCCGTCCACCGGGAGTTCGACCTCTCGACGGCGATTCTGGCAGGTGACACACTCTACGCGAAGGCCTTCGAAAATATGCTCGAGACGGGGGCGACCGGCGATCGCTCGGTTCGAGCGCTATCGGAACTGGCGACGACCTGCACGCAGATCTGTGAAGGCCAGTCGATGGACATCGAGTTCGAGACCGACGAGGGAGTCACGACCGAAGACTACCTCGAGATGGTCGAACTCAAGACCGCCGTTCTCTATGCCGCCGCTGCATCCATTCCCGCAGTTCTCATGGGGAAGGACGACCACATCGACGCCCTCTATCAGTACGGCCTCAACATCGGCCGCGGGTTCCAGATTCAGGACGACCTGCTCGATCTAACGACCCCATCCGAAAAGCTGGGCAAACAGCGCGGTAGCGACCTCGTCGAAAACAAGCGGACGATCATCACCGTCCACGCCCGCCAGCAGGGCGTCGACGTGGATGGCCTCGTCCCCGAGGACGACGTGGAAGCAGTCGAAGAGGAAACCATCGAGGAGGCGGTCGCACAACTCGAGGAGGCGGGCAGTATCGACTTCGCCCGCGAGACCGCCGAGGAACTCATCCAGGACGGCAAGGACAACCTCGAAGTCCTCCCGGACAACGAGGCCCGCGACCTGCTCGAAGGGATCGCTGACTTCCTGATCGAGCGCGAATACTGACTGAAACGGTGTACGTTTACTAAATTATATTCTAGTGGTATAGGTGTATTTGGTCGACCCTATATATCCGACTATCGGGTTATGTAATATAGTGTGTCCATAAGACGGTACCAGGAACATACACAGGCAGAAGTCCTGATAGTCTTACTCTCGCGACGTTGCCAGAAATCGAAGATACCCAAGATGAGCATTAGACGGAGTACAACGAACCCGTGATCAAGTTGGTGAGGCAGCGAAAAGCGTCGCAAATTCGCGGCGCTGTGCGTCGCAAATGACCGACTAGCAAATGACGGAAGGGTCCATTCTTTCGATAGAGCCGCTTTGGCCGCATGTCGGCCAGTAGTACTGCGTCGCTAAGGCTCGCTTGTCCCTTTCAGCCCACCAACATTCAATAGTTAGAAATAAGAAATTTTTTATTCATCAAATGACTATCAAAACTCCACCTCTTACGACCATTATATTACCATCCATCATATGCTTGTGTGGCTACGATATTCAAAAGATAGATTAAAAATGAAATGGGAAAGGGTTTTATAGAAATGGTTTTATGTTGTCATTAATGTCGGAAGAAGACTTCACTCAGGCAGCATGGAAACGGAGGAGTCTGTTGAAAGCAGCAGCAACAACAATAGGAGTCGGAACAGTCCCTTTCACAGCACTGGGGGACTCACCGCCCGCTGCCGTCGGCCGCAAGGGAGACCGTACTCAGCCTGTTAAAAAGAAGCATATTGAGAATGCTCGATCAGATATTCTAAGCAAGGAAGAATACGCATCAAATGGTTCTCGTCAGGCCATACTCTCCGAGGAACCTGTTCCGAAAGATAGGTATGTGGCTGGATATGTCATAAAAATCGAAAACGGGGCACCGACTGAACATATTTTCGAAGTTCACGACCCGAAGATTATACCTAAGAAAGAAGAAAATATAGTTGAGAAGGATCAAAAAAGGATCCAGATGGAAAACGTCATGATATAAACAGTGAGTCCTCATCAGACCCACATGGTGGTCAGGAGGATTCTCCAAACGAATTTCGGGAGAGACAAGAGAGGAATGCGCATGAGTCTGTTGATGAAATCTTATCAGAAAAAAGTGAAAACAAATCCGAAGTATTAAGTATTCCTGAGCCAGCATGGAATCGGATCGGAACAGCTTCCAGACATAGTGCTATTTCCGCCACTCCAGAGCACGGTACTGACACATATGAGATCGGAAAGCTGGATCTGTTCGTAGAGGTGTGGGAAGTTGAAAACGACAGTCGTAGCTCTGAGAACTATATCGCTTGTACTCCACGAGCCGGCATTTGGCCAGGAAAAGCATATGATGACGGTTGGAAAATGCCGAAAACGAAGAAACTACCCTAATTCAAGATTGGACCGATAATTCATCTGGCGGTTATGAAATTACTGACTGGGGCCCAACAGAACCTAATACGGGCCATTTGAATTGGTCTATGTCTGCATCCTACTCCCCAGGGGGTGCGTCAGGAAGCGTTACAGCATCGTACGATACCCCTTATATTTCTAGAGAGATAGAATCGGAACCACATGAGACGGTAGGACATGAATATACATATCCTGGATCGCCGTTCGATCTTTGGGACAAAGAAGCGAAAAGTCAGTTCGTTGAATTGGAAAGTATGGGAGAGGGGTGGATCGACAATTCAGATGAAAACGACACGATGTTAACTGTCGATCTGTCTCATGAGTTTTATGCTGAACTGCCTTGGAATGATTCATTTAATGAAAAGGTGCACCCATCGGGCGATCTTGCAATATCCTGTAAAAGAGAAGATCTTTGATGGGTGAATGATGAGATGTCAGGTGAAGCATGAAATTAATACAGGATTATTTGTAATGGTCCGTACCAGTAATTACCCGTCTCATTAGGAATCAAAGAAGTGAAATTTGATATTCGGGACAAGAGTGACAACGGCGTCGGTTGATGAAGTTGTAACATTCGACCGCACTTAGCCGGTCCAGCATTTTGAGTCCCATCTCAGAACGAAAGAAATTCGTGCCTAGCGACAGTGAAAGGGCATCCACGATTAGTCCAGAAGGCCGATCTACAGCTAGTCAGCGGGAGAGTACCAAACCAAATCAAGCTTGACGAAACAATGACTGAAATCAGTGGCTAGCGGTACTGCTGTATACTGCCGCGAATCCTGAACGAACTGCTATTGATTCTCCGTATTCGACAGCAATGACGGAATTAACACATTCATTCCCGCAAGAACTCTGCGAGAACCACGATGTTGAAGACATCCCAATAATTCTCTGATCAGTGGTGGCGAATGAGACGCTCCACGTCTCACCAACACCGTGGATCTCGTCAATGGCACTTGCAATCTTGATACAGAAACGAAACGATCATCCCTCTTATTTTAGATTAAGCGGTACTTAGAACGGAGCCATCTCAGATATGTCTTTGGTGGTATGACCCTCGAATGTCTTTATTTGTAATCTGTTGCAGTCAAACCAACCGGAAGCAGACGGACCCCATCTTCAAGTCTTCGCATCCTGACAAGATTCGGTAAACAAAGCACGACCTTAGACAGTAGCAAAAAACTTATTATTTGATAGTAATTATACAGAATTGGATAATAATGTCACCTGATAAATTATATACGAATAGTACTTCTTGGATCGCGTTAGCGATCTACGTAGTCACTATCAGTATTGCGGCGTCAGTCAGTAGAAACAGTCATCATGCATCAACATACATCATGATTAGTTTCGTTCCAGCAGTTATCGGATTTGGTTTGTTGCTCCGTTCTTACTTCGGAGAATCCTCCACCAATTAGTCTCACAGGAACTAACCACCATCATTTGTGATTGAATCTAAGAATACCTCGTATTATAGACTCGTTTCGGGAATTCGTTCGATCGGCTCATTTCCCGTTGGAGATCTGCAGGGACACTGGTCTCCCCATTACATGTGAGTACCTCGTCACTCATTGGTCACCGTCTATTCGAGAGCGCGAATCGGCCGAATAGATGTTGACTTCACCCGCGAGACCGCCGAAGGGCTCATCCAGGACGGCAAGGACAACCTCGGAGTCCTCCCGGACAACGAGGCCCGCGACCTGCTTGAAGGGATCGCCGACTTCCTGATCGAACGCGAATACTGATTCGACGCCAGTACGGGCACTGTTGTCCTGCCAATCTTGTCTCGGTAGCGATGACCGAAGTTATGACCCCGACGGCGTAACCGACTCTCTTCACGGTCGCTTCGGCCGGTGACCGCTGGTCGGAAGCGACCATCGCACGCACCTGCTCGAACCCGACGACGTTTTGACGACCGCCCTGCAACCGACGGGTAATGGACGAAGACCTTCGTGAACGCGTCGAAACAGCCGCCGAGGAGAGCGCGCTGTTCAACGCCTTGAAACACGACAGCGACGCCCAGGTCGGAGCTATCATGGGCCCGCTGATGGGCGAGAACCCCGACTTCCGTGAGTACGGTGACGAGATTCCGGGAGTCATCGCTCCCGTTGTCGAGCGGGTCAACGGGCTTTCGACCGATGCAAAACGTGATCGACTTGGAGAACTCGCGCCCGAACGGCTCGAGGAACTCGACGCCGATGACGAGGAGGACGAACACGCGTTACCCGACCTTCCTAACGCCGAGGAGTACGACGAGATCCGGATGCGCGTGGCCCCCAATCCGAACGGCCCCTGGCATATCGGTCACGCCCGGATGGCCGCCGTCGTCGGCACCTACAAGGACCGCTACGACGGGTACTTCGTCTGTCGGTTCGACGATACTGACCCCGAGACCAAGCGCCCGGATCTGGAGGCCTACGACGAGATTCTCGATGCTATAGAGTACCTGGGATTCACCCCGAATCGGGTGCTAAAGGCCAGCGATCGCCTGGAAACCTACTACGCCTACGCGCGGGACCTCATCGATCTCGGCGGAGCCTACACCTGCTCGTGTCCCGCCGAGGACTTCTCAGAACTGAAGAACAACGGGGAAGCCTGCCCCCATCGGGACAAGGATCCCGAAACAGTTCGTGACGAGTTCCAGGGCATGGTCGACGGGCTGTACAGTCCCGGCGAGATGGTCCTGCGGGTCAAAACCGACATCAAACACAAGAATCCCGCACTGCGGGACTGGGTTGCCTTCCGTCTCATCGACACGCCCCACCCCCGCACGACAGCCGAGGACTATCGTTGCTGGCCAATGTTGGACTTCCAGAGTGGCGTCGACGACCACCTCACCGGCGTCACACACATCATCCGCGGGATCGACCTACAGGATTCGGCAAAGCGCCAGCAGTTCGTCTACGACTACTTCAACTGGGAGTACCCCGAGGTCATCCACTGGGGGCACGTCCAGGTCGAGGCCTACGACGTGCCAATGAGTACCTCGACGATCAAGGAGCTAATCGACGACGGCGAACTCGACGGCTGGGACGACCCCCGAGCACCGACGATCGCCAGCCTCCGGCGCCGCGGAATTCGTGGGGAAGCCATCGTCGACGCCATGACCCAACTCGGGACCTCGACCAGCAACGTCGACCTGGCTATGTCCGCTATCTACGCGAACAACCGCGAGTTGATCGACGACGAGGCCGATCGGGCCTTCTTCGTCCGGGACGGCGTCGAGATGAGCCTCTCCGGCGGCCCCGAACGCGGCCAGCCCCCGGTCCACCCCGAACACGAGGAACGCGGCAAGCGAACGATCCCCGTCGGCTCGGCGGTGCTGATCGAAAACGAAGACCTTCCCCCTGAAGGCGAGCGAGTCTGGCTGAAGGGCTATGGCTGCGTTCGCCGGAGTGATGAGAACGCGTTCGAGTTCACTGACGACGACATCGACGTCGTCCGGGAAGGCGACGTCGACGTTATTCACTGGGTACCTGCGACGAGGAGCGTCCCTGCACGACTGCGGACGACCGAAGGTGACGTCACTGGTCACGTCGAACCGGGTGTGCTCACTTACGACGACGGCGAAATGGTCCAGTTCGTCCGCGTCGGCTTCGCCCGCCTCGATGCCGTGCCCGAATCGACCGACCCGGCGGATCTCGGTGAAGACGACGAACTCATCGCCTACTTCGCGCATCCGTGAACTGACCGTTTCCTGACGAGAGAGTGGCTAGTAATATTCGAGCACGATTTTATTAGCCCTAACCATCACAAATCTTATGTAATAGGTGAGCGATGACAACGAGTGACGTATGAAATTTACGCGTCAGGAGTCTCTGGACCGACTCCAGGAAACAGTATCGAACGGCGAACCGATCATCGGTGCGGGCGCAGGCACCGGCATCTCAGCGAAATTCGCAGAACGTGGTGGCGTAGACCTGTTGATTATTTATAATTCCGGGCGGTATCGGATGAACGGACGGGGATCACTGGCAGGCCTGTTGCCGTACGGCGATGCCAACGAGATAGTTGTCGAGATGGGCCACGAAGTCCTCCCTGTTGTCGAGGATACACCAGTTCTCGCGGGCGTCAACGGGACCGACCCCTTCCGGGAGATGGACGTTTTCATCGAGGAGCTGAAACGCCGCGGGTTCTCGGGCGTCCAGAACTTTCCGACGGTCGGACTCATCGATGCTGACAGCGGGTTCCGACAGAACCTGGAGGAGACAGGCATGGGGTACGACAAAGAAATCGACATGATCCAGGAAGCAGCCGAACAGGACATGTTGACCTGCCCGTACGTCTTCACCGAAGAGCAAGCCCGCGAGATGGCTGAGGTCGGCGCTGACGTGATCGTCTCACATATGGGTTTGACGACGTCAGGAGATATCGGGGCAGAAACGGCACTGGACCTCGATGCTGCGGCGGATCGAGTCCAGGCCCATCACGACGCTGCCACGGCAGTCGACGATGACGTAATGGTGATCTGCCACGGCGGTCCGATCGCCTGGCCCGAAGATGCGAGATACGTCCTGGAAAACACCGAGGGCGTCGTCGGGTTCTTCGGTGCATCCAGTATCGAGCGTCTCCCTACCGAGGAAGCTATCGAGAACCAGGCCCGGGAGTTCAAGGAGATCGATCTCTGAGATGTCCGACCACGAATTCTTCGTCGAACCGGACGACGTCGAGAGTCAGTTGTTCGAGTGGGGCGTACTGAAGTGGTTGAACACTCCGGATACGACTGGCAATGAGCGATTCAGTGCGGGCGTCGTCAAGCTCGAGCCCGGAAAGGGCCACGACAGACACACCCATCCAGACAGCGACGAGATCCTCTTTGTCATCCGTGGCCAAGGCAAACAGGAAGTCGCTGACCGGACCCGTGAGATCGAAGCCGGAGAGCTAGTGTACGTCCCCGAAGGAGTCGAACATGGCACCGTCAATACAGGCTGGGAACCGCTGTTGTTGCTTGCGGTCTACGCGCCGCCCGGTCCCGAAGAAGTCCTCGGAAACCATCCCGACTGTGAAACCGTGCCACCGGGGAAACTCCCGCTTGCGGAGAACGTCGAGAAGAACTCATGAGTGTCGTCATTGTCGGCACTCTCGACACGAAAGGTGAAGAGATTGGCTTCGCCAGGGATATCCTTGAATCGGAAGGCGTTGGTGTCCACCTTCTCGATACGGGGGTCGTGGACGACCCACAGATTGATCCGGACACGAAAGCGAGCGAAGTCGCAGAGGCGGCTGGAACGCGGCTCGAACACTTACGAGATGACGCAGCGCGCGGTGAGGCGATGGAAGCGATGGGTGAGGGAGCGGCTATCATCGTCCAGCGCATGCACGAGGACGGTGAACTGGACGGCGTACTCGGACTCGGTGGTTCGGGCAACACCTCGATCGCGACCACGGCGATGCGTCGGCTACCGGTCGGCGTCCCTAAAGTGATGGTCTCGACGATGGCTTCCGGCGATACCGAACCGTACGTCGGTGCGAAAGATGTGATGATGCTGTACTCCGTCGCTGACATCGAGGGACTCAATCAACTCTCCCGGAAGGTGATCGCCAACGCCGCACTGGCGATGGTCGGGATGGTCAAAAACCAACCGGACGTTACTATCGAGGAGAGACCGACGATCGGCATCACGATGTTCGGAGTCACGACGCCTTGCGTCCAGGCCGCTCGCGAGTACCTCGAAGACCGCGGATACGAGACAGTTGTCTTTCACGCAACCGGGACGGGTGGACAGGCGATGGAAAATCTGATCCGCCAAGGCGTCATCGACGGAGTTCTCGACGTGACGACCACGGAGTGGGCCGACGAACTCGTGGGAGGAGTACTCAGTGCCGGCCCGGAACGGCTGGATGCTGGTGCCGAAACGGGAACGCCGCAGGTCGTCTCGACCGGCGCTTTGGACATGGTAAACTTCGGCCCGCGAGATTCCGTGCCCGAGACGTTCGAGGATCGGCAATTCCACATTCACAATCCACAGGTGACACTGATGCGCACCACGCCCGAAGAAAACGCCAAACTCGGGGAGATCGTCGCCGAAAAACTCTCGACGGCGAGTGGACCGACGGCGGTGTATCTGCCACTGGACGGCGTCTCGATGATCGATGTCGCGGGAGAAGATTTCTACGATCCGGATGCCGACGAGGCGTTGTTCGAGGCGATCCGGACGACACTCGACGAATCGATCGAACTTGTCGAGATGGAAACCGATATCAACGATCACGCGTTCGCAGTGGCGATGGCAAAGCAACTCGACGAATACATGCAAACGGCGGGCCTTGGACCGAACGATTAGACCGGCTATCGAGGATCAGCTAGCTGTTCGAAGCGTTCGCGCACTTTCTCGACTTTCGGCGCGGCGTGCATCTGACAGTAAGCGTCGGTCGGGTTCTTCTCGAAGTAGTCCTGGTGTTTCTCTTCGGCACGATAGAACTCGTCTAAGCCGGTAAGTTCCGTCACGACTTCGTCGTCGTATTCGGCGTCTAACGCTTCGATGTAAGCTGTGGCTGTCTCCCGCTGGGCCTCGTCGTGATACAGGACGATCGATCGATACTGCGTCCCGACGTCTGGACCCTGACGGTTGAGTTGTGTCGGATCGTGAGTCGCGAAAAACACCTCTAGCAACTCGTCATAGGTGAGCACGTCGGGCTCGTACTCGACCTGCACGACCTCGGCGTGACCGGTATCGCCCGTACAGACCTCCCGGTAACTGGGGTTCTCGACGTGTCCACCTGCATAGCCCGACGTGACTGACTCGACACCATCGAGTTCCTTCATCGCGGCCTCGGTACACCAGAAACACCCGCCACCGAATGTCGCGGTCTCCATACAGACCGTTAGGGTCGCGACGCGTATGAGAGTGACGAGCGCGGCGAAAGCCGCGGAGACCGAGCGCGGCGAAAGCCGCGGGGAGAACGGACCGACTCCTTCAGTCGTCGGTCTCGGCGACGCCGGCCTCGGCGGTGGCGGCCTCGGCCTCGTCTTCGAGGAAGTCGTCGGCGTCAAGGGCGGCCTTCGAGCCCATCCCGCCGGCGGTGATCGCCTGCTGGTAGTGGTGATCGACGACGTCACCCGCCCCGAAGATGCCCGGGACGTCTGTCTCGGTCTGGCCGCCACCGCGGCCACCCCGCGTCCGGATGTACCCTGTCTCGTCGAGTTCGACATCAGTGTCGGTCAAATAGTCGGTGTTCGGCGTGTGGCCGATCGCGAGGAAGACGGCCCCGACGTCGTGATCGAAGTGCTCAACCTCGTCGGCCTGATCGGAATCGAGTTTCGCCTTGGGATGGCCTTCGGGGTGGCGAACCAACGAGACGCCCTCGATCCCCGCCTCGCGGGAGCCGTGAATCTCGACGGCCTCAGTGTTTCGCATGATTTCGATGTCGCCGGCGTCGACGTGTTCCATGATCCGATCGACCCAGTAGTCTTCCGCGCGGAACTCCTCGCGGCGGTGGGCGATGTAGACCGTGTCGGCGAACTTCGTCAGGAAGGCGGCTTCCTCCATGGCAGCGTCCCCACCACCGACGACGAGCATGTCTTCGTCGCGGAAGAACGCGCCGTCACAGGTCGCACACGTCGAGACGCCGTAGCCCATGAGGTCGTCCTCGCCGGGAATGCCCAGCGTTCGCGCGCTCGCACCACTCGCGGCGATAAAGGCATCACAGGTGTAGACCCTGCCGTCGTTGAGTTCGACCCGGAACGGCCGAGAAGCGTCGTCGATCGAGGCGATGACGCCGTTCTCGACCGCTGCTCCGAAACTCTTGGCCTGCTCTTTCATGCGGTTGACCAGTTCGGTGCCGTCGATCCCGTCCGGAAAGCCAGGATAGTTCGCCACGTCAGTCGTCAGTGTGAGCTGGCCGCCCGGTTCGTCGCCCTCCAGGACGAGAGGATCGTTGTTCGCACGGGCGGCGTAAATGGCTGCCGTCA harbors:
- a CDS encoding phosphoenolpyruvate hydrolase family protein produces the protein MKFTRQESLDRLQETVSNGEPIIGAGAGTGISAKFAERGGVDLLIIYNSGRYRMNGRGSLAGLLPYGDANEIVVEMGHEVLPVVEDTPVLAGVNGTDPFREMDVFIEELKRRGFSGVQNFPTVGLIDADSGFRQNLEETGMGYDKEIDMIQEAAEQDMLTCPYVFTEEQAREMAEVGADVIVSHMGLTTSGDIGAETALDLDAAADRVQAHHDAATAVDDDVMVICHGGPIAWPEDARYVLENTEGVVGFFGASSIERLPTEEAIENQAREFKEIDL
- a CDS encoding NAD(P)/FAD-dependent oxidoreductase, whose product is MTDETEHRRLVIAGSGIAGLTAAIYAARANNDPLVLEGDEPGGQLTLTTDVANYPGFPDGIDGTELVNRMKEQAKSFGAAVENGVIASIDDASRPFRVELNDGRVYTCDAFIAASGASARTLGIPGEDDLMGYGVSTCATCDGAFFRDEDMLVVGGGDAAMEEAAFLTKFADTVYIAHRREEFRAEDYWVDRIMEHVDAGDIEIMRNTEAVEIHGSREAGIEGVSLVRHPEGHPKAKLDSDQADEVEHFDHDVGAVFLAIGHTPNTDYLTDTDVELDETGYIRTRGGRGGGQTETDVPGIFGAGDVVDHHYQQAITAGGMGSKAALDADDFLEDEAEAATAEAGVAETDD
- the idsA3 gene encoding geranylfarnesyl diphosphate synthase — translated: MTDTDDPAAIMEAIEWRRGQVNEAIPENLPVVEPKKLYEASRYLLDAGGKRLRPTILLLAAESLADVAPQGESYREFPAADGPIDMMSAAVSIEIIQSFTLIHDDIMDDDDMRRGVPAVHREFDLSTAILAGDTLYAKAFENMLETGATGDRSVRALSELATTCTQICEGQSMDIEFETDEGVTTEDYLEMVELKTAVLYAAAASIPAVLMGKDDHIDALYQYGLNIGRGFQIQDDLLDLTTPSEKLGKQRGSDLVENKRTIITVHARQQGVDVDGLVPEDDVEAVEEETIEEAVAQLEEAGSIDFARETAEELIQDGKDNLEVLPDNEARDLLEGIADFLIEREY
- a CDS encoding cupin domain-containing protein is translated as MSDHEFFVEPDDVESQLFEWGVLKWLNTPDTTGNERFSAGVVKLEPGKGHDRHTHPDSDEILFVIRGQGKQEVADRTREIEAGELVYVPEGVEHGTVNTGWEPLLLLAVYAPPGPEEVLGNHPDCETVPPGKLPLAENVEKNS
- a CDS encoding glutamate--tRNA ligase, which translates into the protein MDEDLRERVETAAEESALFNALKHDSDAQVGAIMGPLMGENPDFREYGDEIPGVIAPVVERVNGLSTDAKRDRLGELAPERLEELDADDEEDEHALPDLPNAEEYDEIRMRVAPNPNGPWHIGHARMAAVVGTYKDRYDGYFVCRFDDTDPETKRPDLEAYDEILDAIEYLGFTPNRVLKASDRLETYYAYARDLIDLGGAYTCSCPAEDFSELKNNGEACPHRDKDPETVRDEFQGMVDGLYSPGEMVLRVKTDIKHKNPALRDWVAFRLIDTPHPRTTAEDYRCWPMLDFQSGVDDHLTGVTHIIRGIDLQDSAKRQQFVYDYFNWEYPEVIHWGHVQVEAYDVPMSTSTIKELIDDGELDGWDDPRAPTIASLRRRGIRGEAIVDAMTQLGTSTSNVDLAMSAIYANNRELIDDEADRAFFVRDGVEMSLSGGPERGQPPVHPEHEERGKRTIPVGSAVLIENEDLPPEGERVWLKGYGCVRRSDENAFEFTDDDIDVVREGDVDVIHWVPATRSVPARLRTTEGDVTGHVEPGVLTYDDGEMVQFVRVGFARLDAVPESTDPADLGEDDELIAYFAHP
- the msrA gene encoding peptide-methionine (S)-S-oxide reductase MsrA, with the translated sequence METATFGGGCFWCTEAAMKELDGVESVTSGYAGGHVENPSYREVCTGDTGHAEVVQVEYEPDVLTYDELLEVFFATHDPTQLNRQGPDVGTQYRSIVLYHDEAQRETATAYIEALDAEYDDEVVTELTGLDEFYRAEEKHQDYFEKNPTDAYCQMHAAPKVEKVRERFEQLADPR
- a CDS encoding Tm-1-like ATP-binding domain-containing protein, with amino-acid sequence MSVVIVGTLDTKGEEIGFARDILESEGVGVHLLDTGVVDDPQIDPDTKASEVAEAAGTRLEHLRDDAARGEAMEAMGEGAAIIVQRMHEDGELDGVLGLGGSGNTSIATTAMRRLPVGVPKVMVSTMASGDTEPYVGAKDVMMLYSVADIEGLNQLSRKVIANAALAMVGMVKNQPDVTIEERPTIGITMFGVTTPCVQAAREYLEDRGYETVVFHATGTGGQAMENLIRQGVIDGVLDVTTTEWADELVGGVLSAGPERLDAGAETGTPQVVSTGALDMVNFGPRDSVPETFEDRQFHIHNPQVTLMRTTPEENAKLGEIVAEKLSTASGPTAVYLPLDGVSMIDVAGEDFYDPDADEALFEAIRTTLDESIELVEMETDINDHAFAVAMAKQLDEYMQTAGLGPND